In the genome of Enterococcus sp. DIV2402, the window TAGCACCTTTTTTATCAGTTGCTTGTAAATCCATGATCATCGCATCTTTGATTAATAAGTCATTGATTTGCATGTTATAGACCTCCTATAATTTTGTGATTTCTACTTCTGGAAGTAGTTCCTGAATAAAGGCAGCTTCAGCTAAGTCATCTGAAAAAGCAGTGGCACTACCACAAGCAACACCCCATTTGAACGCTTCAACCGAATCTTGTGTTTTTGCATATTGCCCGATAAAACCTGCAATCATCGAATCACCAGCGCCCACAGAATTTTTTAATTCACGTTTTAAAACATTTGATTGGTAAGTGCCATCTTCTGTAATTAAAAGAGCGCCATCACCAGCCATTGAAATTAAAACGTTTTTTGCGCCTTCTGCTAATAATTTTTTCCCATGCTCGATAATATCATCGATGGATTCAAATGTTGTGTGGTATAAATCAGCTAATTCATGATTATTAGGTTTTACTAGTAATGGACGGTGTTTCAATGCTTGTAAGAGATCATCGCCCGTTGTATCAATCACAAATTCTGCGCCTTTTTCTTCAATTAATTGAATCAATTCTTGATAGAATCCTTTGCGCAAGCCTGCTGGAGTACTTCCTGAAAGAACGACAATATCACCAGAAGAAACAACGGATAACGCGTCTTTCAAGTTTTGAATTTCTTCATCAGAGAGAGCAGGACCTAATCCATTAATCTCAGTTTCTTCTTCGGCTTTTAGCTTGACATTAATCCGTGTATCTTCTTTCACTGGTGTGAATTGGCAATCAATGCCTTCTTGTTCCATCCAGTTTTCAATGAAAGAACCTGTAAATCCTCCTAAAAATCCTAACGCAGTAGAAGTCGAATCAATTCTTTGTAAGATACGAGAAACATTGATTCCTTTTCCACCAGGAAGTTTGAAGTCTTGTGACATACGATTGACATCGCCCATTTTTAAATCCTTTACATGAACAATATAATCAATCGAAGGGTTTAAAGTCATTGTGTAAATCATGATTTTACCTCCATAATTTTAGTTTGCAGTTGAAATTTACGATAAATATCTTTTGGACATTCATTTGTAATAATTTCAGCTGCTTTTAATGATGCAACTTGGGTAAAGGTTGTCTGTTGAAATTTGGAGCAATCCAACAAAACAAAAGCAATTTGACTTTGTGACATAGCAATTTTCTTAACGACAGCCTCTTCTGGATCAGGAGTGGTGAAACCAGCTTCTAAATGGGCACCGTTCATTCCCATAAATGCTTTACTAAAATGAAATTGCTTTAATTGCCGCAATGTTTCATAACCTAGGGTCGCATTTGTAGAAAGTTTGATTGCACCGCCGAGAATAATTGTTTCAATTTCTCGATCAACTAAAAGAGAGGCGTGTTTCACGGAATTGGTCACAACTTTTATAGATAAATCATTTGGAATAAATGGAATCATTTCGATTGTTGTTGTGCCCGCGTCCAAGTAAATAACGTCTTCTTTTGTGATTAAGCTTGCTGCCGCTTTTGCGATAGCAAGTTTCTCGGTATGAAACTGTTGCTGTTTCTCATTCATCGTGGCTTCAAAATTCAACCGGGGTCGTTTTTTTGCACCGCCGTGGATACGAGTGAGCAATCCTTGGTTTTCCAGATTTTGTAAATCTCGACGAATGGTAGACTCCGATGCTTTGAGGGGGAGTAGAAGTTCATTAATCGTAACAATGTCATTTTCTTCCACTTTTGTTAAGATATGTTGATATCTCTCTTCTGTAAGCATTTTCATTCACCTCTTCATCGAGTATTTTAACATGCCTATTTGCTTAAATCAATCAAAAACAGTAGAAAACATTCAAAATAAATCATTTTATGAAAACAAGCTATTATTTGACAAATAAATAGAAAATTTGCTTAATGAAGATATGGGAGGTCATCATATGAAAAACAAAACAATTTTACAAGGTTTCGAATGGGATTTACCTGCTGATGCCACACATTGGCAAACAATTCAAAAAAAAGCAAAAGAATTACATGACTTAGGTTTTACAGCTGTGTGGTTACCACCAGCATACAAAGCATCATCAGGGATTAAAGATGTAGGATATGGTGTCTATGACCATTATGATCTAGGAGAATTTGATCAAAAGGATACAGTTCCTACAAAATATGGAACAAAAGACGAATATCTTCAGGCAATTCAAGCTTTACATGAAAATGAATTGGAAGTATATGCAGATATTGTTTTTAATCATTTGATGGGCGCTGATGAAACAGAAACGGTGCCTGCCGTTCAATACAATACAGAGAATCGAACAGAAGCAGTCAGCGGTGAAGAAGAAATTGAAGCATGGACAAAATTTACGTATCCTGGTCGAAAAGGTACGTACAACGATTATGTTTGGACGTGGAAAAATTTTTCTGGTGTTGATTATGATGCACGTACCAAAGAACACGCAATTTATAATTTTGCCGATAAAGGTTGGGATGAAGAAGTCGATAAAGAAGATGGCAATTTCGACTATTTAATGGGCTGCGATTTAGATATGGAAAACCCTGAAACAGTTGAGCAGTTGGATAAATGGGGAAAATGGTATCAAGAATTAACCAATGTTGATGGGTACCGTTTAGACGCCGTGAAACATATTCAATTTGATTATTATGTAGATTGGTTAATCAATCGTCGTGAAGAAAAAGGTAAAAGCCTTTTTGTTGTCGGTGAATATTGGTCGAACGATTTGGAAAAATTAGAAACCTATCTTGATTCGTCAGGAAATTTAATTTATTTATTTGATGTACCGCTGCATTTTAATTTTTATGAAGCAGCAAATTCCAATGGTGAATTCGATATGACGCAAATTTTTAATCATACGCTTGTTGATTCTCGTGAGGATTTTGCAGTTACTTTTGTCGATAATCATGATACGCAAAAAGGGCAAAGCTTAGAATCGTGGATTGACGGTTGGTTTAAAGTACATGCCTATACTTTAACGCTTCTTCGTAAACAAGGAATACCGGTTGTGTTCTGGGGAGATTTATATGGTATTCCTGCGCAAGATATTCAACCAGTTGGGGATGATTTGCATGCTTTGTTAAGACTGCGAAATGAAACAGATTTTGGGAATCAAATTGATTATTTTGATAATCCAGACTGTATTGGTTGGGTTTTAACAGGCGACTTTGAAGATCCTGCTTCGGGTATAGCTGTTGTTATGACGAATGGTAAAGGCAGTGAGAAAGAAATGACGGTTAGTGCGATTCATCGCGACAAAACATTTGTCGATGTCTTAGGAAATAATGAAACAAAAGTTGTCCTTGATGAAAATGGCAAAGGTGTCTTTCCAGTAAATGATGGACAGGTTTCTGTCTATGTCCAAGAAGAGGTTGCTAACCAATTGCGATAAATATAAGCTGACTATTTTCAAAAGAAATAGTCAGTTTTTTTGTAAATTTTCTTGGAAATCATGTTGTTCGGTTTTATGAAATGACGGATAATGCTATAATTGAGAGGATTGATAAAGAAAGGATGTTTGTCGAATGTCATCCAAAGAAAGACTATTAAATGGAATGAATCCCAAACAAAAAGAAGCGGTTGTCTGCACAGAAGGACCGCTCTTATTAATGGCTGGTGCCGGAAGTGGAAAAACGCGTGTGCTAACACATCGCATTGCGTATTTAATTGAAGAAAAAGGAATGAATCCTTGGAATATTTTAGCCATTACCTTTACCAATAAAGCAGCCAAAGAGATGAAAGAACGTGTGAAAGATTTATTAGGTAGAGAAGGCGAAGATGTCTGGGTATCAACCTTTCACTCAATGTGCGTCCGAATTTTACGACGTGACGTTGATCATATTGGCTACTCCCGCAATTTTACTATTATTGACTCATCAGAACAATTAACCTTGATGAAACGAGTATTAAAAGAGTTAAATATTGATCCGAAAAAATATGACCCTCGTTCTATTTTAGGGGCAATCTCGAATGCAAAAAATGCGTTACAAACCCCTGCTGATTATCAAGATTTACAAGGTGATTTTTTTGAGCAAATTGTTGGTCGCTGTTATGAAGTGTATCAAAAAGAATTACGTCAAAATCAATGTATGGACTTTGACGATTTAATTATGAACACCATTCGTTTATTCAGAGAAAATCCAGATGCGTTAGCCTTTTATCAAAATAAATTCCAATATATTCATGTAGATGAATATCAAGATACCAACCATGCGCAATATACTTTAGTTAATATGCTAGCAGCGCGGTTTAAAAATTTGTGTGTTGTCGGTGATGCCGATCAAAGTATCTATGGTTGGCGTGGCGCTGATATGCAAAATATTTTGGACTTTGAAAAAGACTATCCAGAAGCTGAAGTCATTTTGCTAGAACAAAACTACCGCTCAACAAAAACAATTTTAGAAGCAGCGAACCAAGTCATTCAAAATAATCGCAATCGTCGCGATAAAAATTTATGGACAGAAAATCATGAAGGACCACGTATCAAATATTATCGTGGACAAACAGAACGTGATGAAGGACAGTTTGTTATACGCGAAATACAAAATCAAATTGCCAATGAAGGCCGCGATTATGGCGATTTTGCAGTGCTGTATCGGACGAATGCCCAATCTCGTGCTGTCGAAGATATTTTGGTTAAATCTAACATTCCTTATACGATGGTGGGAGGACATAAATTCTACGATCGGAAAGAAATTAAAGATATTTTAGCCTATCTAAGTGCCATTGCAAATCCGGATGATTCACTTAGCTTAGAGCGAATTATTAATGTGCCAAAACGAGGCGTTGGACCAGGTTCTTTAGACAAATTGCGTCAATTTGCTGAATTACATGGGTTTCCATTATTAGAAGCTGCCCAAAATATTGAATTGAGTACTGTTACTGGAAAAGCAGCTAAGGAACTTGGTAAGTTCGGCCAAATTATGGCAGAATTTCATCAAATGATTCCATATTTAACCATTACTGAATTAACTGAAGAAGTTTTAGAGAAAAGTGGCTATAAGGATGAATTACGTATTCAAAATACATTGGAATCACAAGCTCGTTTAGAAAATTTGGAAGAATTCTTAACAGTTACCAAAGAATTTGATAAACAATACGAAAATCGTTCTGAAGAAGAAGGCGATGCACCAGAAGATAAGTTATCTATTTTCTTAAACGATTTAGCATTATTTTCAGATTTAGATAATTATGAAGAAGAAACAACGCAAGTGACTTTAATGACCTTGCATGCGGCAAAAGGTTTAGAATTTCCTGTGGTATTTTTAGTCGGAATGGAAGAAAATTTATTCCCGCTTTCTCGTTCATTAATGGAAGAAAGTGAATTAGAAGAAGAGCGTCGTTTGGCTTATGTGGGCATTACTCGAGCGGAAGAGAAGCTTTACTTCACCAACGCATTTTCGCGTACCTTATATGGCCGTACCCAATACAATCAGCCTTCTCGCTTTGTAGCAGAAATTGAATCAGATTTAGTGGAGGGGACAAGTGCACGAGCAGCCCAACCTGTTCAAACAAATGGCTCTCGAGGAACATTTAATCCGAAAGTATTTAAACCTGTGTATCAGCAAGCTCAACCAACTAAACCAGCTGTTTCTACGAAAAAAGAAACCGGTGGCGATGCGGGAAATTGGAAAGCTGGCGATAAGGTTAGTCATAAAAAATGGGGAACTGGAACTGTTGTGCGTGTGAGCGGTACTGCAAAAGACATGGAATTAGACGTGGCATTTGCACAGCAAGGAGTAAAACGTTTATTGGCGGCATTTGCCCCAATTGAAAAAATATAAGTAAAGGAGCACAATTAAATGGCAGAGTCTTTAGTTGCGCAAAGAATGGACGAATTAAAAACACAATTAAATCAATATGCATATGAATATTACGTGAAAGATCAACCCACTATCGAGGATCACTTATATGATGCTCTTTATCGAGAATTAGTTGAATTAGAAGCTCAACATCCTGAGTTAGTCACAGAAGACTCCCCCACACAACGAGTTGGTGGAATTGTTTTAGAAGGATTTGAAAAAGCAGTTCACGATATTCCATTGTATAGTTTAAATGATGTGTTTAGTAAAGAAGAAATTTTAGCCTTTGACCAACGTGTTCAAAAAGCTGTTGGTCATCCTGTTACTTATACATGTGAATTGAAAATCGATGGTTTGTCTATTTCATTACGTTATGAAGAGGGCAAATTTGTGCGCGGTGCTACTCGTGGTGATGGTAGCGTTGGAGAGAACATTACGGAAAATTTAAAAACAGTAAAATCGATTCCGATGACATTACGCGAACCAATCACACTGGAAGTTCGTGGAGAATGTTATATGCCCAAAGCTTCCTTTTTACGTTTAAATCAAGAGCGTGAAGAAGCAGGTCTGGATGTTTTTGCCAATCCACGTAATGCGGCTGCCGGAAGTTTGCGTCAATTGGATTCTGGTGTAACAGCGAAACGTAATTTAAGTACTTTTTTATATGCTGTAGCCGATGTTGCGCCACTGGAAGCAGAAACGCAACACGACATGTTAGCGGAATTAGATCAACTGGGCTTTCGTATTAATACAGAGAGTCGTTTATGTCAAACAATTGATGAGGTTTGGGCGTACATTGAAGAACTACACGAACATCGGACCGAACTACCTTACGAGATTGATGGCGTGGTTATTAAAGTCAATGACTTCCATTTACAAGAAGAATTAGGCTTTACGGTTAAAGCACCGCGTTGGGCTGCTGCGTATAAGTTTCCACCAGAAGAAGCCCAAACAATCATTGAAGATATTGAATGGACAATCGGTCGAACAGGAGTTGTGACGCCAACTGCAGTAATGACTCCGGTTCGTGTAGCAGGTACGACGGTTAGTCGAGCAAGTTTGCATAATAGTGATTACATTGAAATGAAAGATATTCGGTTGCGTGATACGGTCATTATTTATAAAGCAGGCGATATTATTCCGGAAGTGGCACAAGTCGTTTTGGATAAGCGACCAGAAGACAGTGAACCTTATCCAATCCCAAGTCATTGTCCAATTTGTGACAGTGAATTAATTCATTTAGATGAAGAAGTGGCATTGCGTTGTATCAATCCTAAATGTCCTGCTCAAATCAAAGAAGGGTTAAGTCATTTTGTTTCGCGAAATGCGATGAACATTGAAGGCTTAGGTCCTCGCGTATTAGCGCAAATGTTTGACAAAGAATTAGTCCAAGATGTGGCTGACTTGTACTTTTTAAAAGAAGAAGACTTATTGACTTTAGATAAAATCAAAGAAAAATCAGCAAATAACATCTTGTCGGCAATTGAAGCAAGTAAGACCAATTCAGC includes:
- the pfkB gene encoding 1-phosphofructokinase, whose protein sequence is MIYTMTLNPSIDYIVHVKDLKMGDVNRMSQDFKLPGGKGINVSRILQRIDSTSTALGFLGGFTGSFIENWMEQEGIDCQFTPVKEDTRINVKLKAEEETEINGLGPALSDEEIQNLKDALSVVSSGDIVVLSGSTPAGLRKGFYQELIQLIEEKGAEFVIDTTGDDLLQALKHRPLLVKPNNHELADLYHTTFESIDDIIEHGKKLLAEGAKNVLISMAGDGALLITEDGTYQSNVLKRELKNSVGAGDSMIAGFIGQYAKTQDSVEAFKWGVACGSATAFSDDLAEAAFIQELLPEVEITKL
- a CDS encoding DeoR/GlpR family DNA-binding transcription regulator; the protein is MLTEERYQHILTKVEENDIVTINELLLPLKASESTIRRDLQNLENQGLLTRIHGGAKKRPRLNFEATMNEKQQQFHTEKLAIAKAAASLITKEDVIYLDAGTTTIEMIPFIPNDLSIKVVTNSVKHASLLVDREIETIILGGAIKLSTNATLGYETLRQLKQFHFSKAFMGMNGAHLEAGFTTPDPEEAVVKKIAMSQSQIAFVLLDCSKFQQTTFTQVASLKAAEIITNECPKDIYRKFQLQTKIMEVKS
- a CDS encoding alpha-amylase; this translates as MKNKTILQGFEWDLPADATHWQTIQKKAKELHDLGFTAVWLPPAYKASSGIKDVGYGVYDHYDLGEFDQKDTVPTKYGTKDEYLQAIQALHENELEVYADIVFNHLMGADETETVPAVQYNTENRTEAVSGEEEIEAWTKFTYPGRKGTYNDYVWTWKNFSGVDYDARTKEHAIYNFADKGWDEEVDKEDGNFDYLMGCDLDMENPETVEQLDKWGKWYQELTNVDGYRLDAVKHIQFDYYVDWLINRREEKGKSLFVVGEYWSNDLEKLETYLDSSGNLIYLFDVPLHFNFYEAANSNGEFDMTQIFNHTLVDSREDFAVTFVDNHDTQKGQSLESWIDGWFKVHAYTLTLLRKQGIPVVFWGDLYGIPAQDIQPVGDDLHALLRLRNETDFGNQIDYFDNPDCIGWVLTGDFEDPASGIAVVMTNGKGSEKEMTVSAIHRDKTFVDVLGNNETKVVLDENGKGVFPVNDGQVSVYVQEEVANQLR
- the pcrA gene encoding DNA helicase PcrA, giving the protein MSSKERLLNGMNPKQKEAVVCTEGPLLLMAGAGSGKTRVLTHRIAYLIEEKGMNPWNILAITFTNKAAKEMKERVKDLLGREGEDVWVSTFHSMCVRILRRDVDHIGYSRNFTIIDSSEQLTLMKRVLKELNIDPKKYDPRSILGAISNAKNALQTPADYQDLQGDFFEQIVGRCYEVYQKELRQNQCMDFDDLIMNTIRLFRENPDALAFYQNKFQYIHVDEYQDTNHAQYTLVNMLAARFKNLCVVGDADQSIYGWRGADMQNILDFEKDYPEAEVILLEQNYRSTKTILEAANQVIQNNRNRRDKNLWTENHEGPRIKYYRGQTERDEGQFVIREIQNQIANEGRDYGDFAVLYRTNAQSRAVEDILVKSNIPYTMVGGHKFYDRKEIKDILAYLSAIANPDDSLSLERIINVPKRGVGPGSLDKLRQFAELHGFPLLEAAQNIELSTVTGKAAKELGKFGQIMAEFHQMIPYLTITELTEEVLEKSGYKDELRIQNTLESQARLENLEEFLTVTKEFDKQYENRSEEEGDAPEDKLSIFLNDLALFSDLDNYEEETTQVTLMTLHAAKGLEFPVVFLVGMEENLFPLSRSLMEESELEEERRLAYVGITRAEEKLYFTNAFSRTLYGRTQYNQPSRFVAEIESDLVEGTSARAAQPVQTNGSRGTFNPKVFKPVYQQAQPTKPAVSTKKETGGDAGNWKAGDKVSHKKWGTGTVVRVSGTAKDMELDVAFAQQGVKRLLAAFAPIEKI
- the ligA gene encoding NAD-dependent DNA ligase LigA; protein product: MAESLVAQRMDELKTQLNQYAYEYYVKDQPTIEDHLYDALYRELVELEAQHPELVTEDSPTQRVGGIVLEGFEKAVHDIPLYSLNDVFSKEEILAFDQRVQKAVGHPVTYTCELKIDGLSISLRYEEGKFVRGATRGDGSVGENITENLKTVKSIPMTLREPITLEVRGECYMPKASFLRLNQEREEAGLDVFANPRNAAAGSLRQLDSGVTAKRNLSTFLYAVADVAPLEAETQHDMLAELDQLGFRINTESRLCQTIDEVWAYIEELHEHRTELPYEIDGVVIKVNDFHLQEELGFTVKAPRWAAAYKFPPEEAQTIIEDIEWTIGRTGVVTPTAVMTPVRVAGTTVSRASLHNSDYIEMKDIRLRDTVIIYKAGDIIPEVAQVVLDKRPEDSEPYPIPSHCPICDSELIHLDEEVALRCINPKCPAQIKEGLSHFVSRNAMNIEGLGPRVLAQMFDKELVQDVADLYFLKEEDLLTLDKIKEKSANNILSAIEASKTNSAERLVFGLGIRHVGSKAAKILMEHFETLRKLSQANEEEILNLHSMGSTIADSVVTYFENNEVHELLNELEAAGVNFDYLGRTTSQIAAVESPFKDKTVVLTGKLTTYTRQDAKEKIENLGGKVTGSVSKKTDIVVAGEEAGSKLTKAESLGVTVWNEAQMIEAIEGSSSREA